Part of the Nocardia farcinica genome, AGCACCAGCGGATGCAGCCCGCCCTGCGGGATGGACCAGAACAGCGGGCTGGCGCTCTTGAAGCCCATCGCGGCGATGCACAGGAACACCAGCGCGAGCCAGGGCGAGGTGACCGCGGCCAGGTAGGTGCCGACGGCGGCGGTGAGCAGGGCGATCACCAGCAGCGGCTTGCGGTTGCCGGTGCGGTCGCCGATCCGCGCCGAGACATACATCGCGACCACCGCGCAGATCCACGGCAGCGACGACAGCAGGCCGACGGTGATGTCGTTGGTGCCGTCGATGCGGCGCACGATGGAGGGCAGCCAGAAGGTGTTGGCGTAGATCGACAGCTGGATCGCGAAGTAGATCCAGCAGAACAGCAGCAGTTTCGGATCGGCGAGCATCCGCCAGCGCGAGCCACGGTGGGCGACACCGGAATTCGCGGCCTTGTCCTGCTCCTCGGCCTCGATGGTGTCGATCAGCGCCTTCTTCTCACCCGCGGACAGCCACCTGGCGTCCTTGATGTGGGAATCGAGGAACAAGTAGGCGACGATGCCGACGACGACCGAGAGCATGCCCTCCAGCCCGAACAGCCACTGCCAGCCGTGCAGGCCGAGCCCGCCGTCGAGTGCGAGCAGCGGCCCGGAGAGCGGGCCGGAGATCGCCGCGGCCACCGACGAGCCCGCCACGAACAGCGCGGTCGCCCGGCCACGGTGACTGTTGGGCAGCCACTTGGCCAGGTAGAAGATCACCGCCGGGAAGAACCCGGCTTCGGCGGCGCCGAGCAGGAAGCGCAGGACGTAGAACATGGTCGCGTTCTGCACGAACATCATCGCGGCCGAGATCAGCCCCCAGCTGACCATGATCCTGGTGAGCCAGATCCGCGCGCCGTAGCGCTCCATCATCACGTTGCTGGGCAATTCGAAGATCGCGTAGGCGATGAAGAACACGCCGGCGCCGAATCCGTAGGCGGCCGCGCCGATGCCGACGTCGGCTTCCAGGTATTCCCTCGCGTAGCCGATATTCGA contains:
- a CDS encoding MFS transporter; this translates as MSFTRQPTAELESAVSKFFRRVVPLFIIMLICNQINRSNIGYAREYLEADVGIGAAAYGFGAGVFFIAYAIFELPSNVMMERYGARIWLTRIMVSWGLISAAMMFVQNATMFYVLRFLLGAAEAGFFPAVIFYLAKWLPNSHRGRATALFVAGSSVAAAISGPLSGPLLALDGGLGLHGWQWLFGLEGMLSVVVGIVAYLFLDSHIKDARWLSAGEKKALIDTIEAEEQDKAANSGVAHRGSRWRMLADPKLLLFCWIYFAIQLSIYANTFWLPSIVRRIDGTNDITVGLLSSLPWICAVVAMYVSARIGDRTGNRKPLLVIALLTAAVGTYLAAVTSPWLALVFLCIAAMGFKSASPLFWSIPQGGLHPLVLAPAIAIINSIGNLGGFVAPYGFGLVKSATGEVTWGLYALAAASVLAAASVALIRRTGASHPPAEEPGSADPDPTPARPAPLGATVATVENRS